The following are encoded together in the Bartonella schoenbuchensis R1 genome:
- a CDS encoding TrbC/VirB2 family protein gives MPSYKLTVSDIQKKWLATGLILFIAFIILSDPALAQGFGQVESALDKIVNAMTGTIAKSIATIAVAGTGIAWIAGYIEMRKAFFVCVGISIIFGASQIVGMLSS, from the coding sequence ATGCCTTCATACAAATTAACTGTATCAGATATACAAAAAAAATGGTTAGCTACAGGGCTTATCTTGTTTATCGCATTTATAATATTAAGCGATCCAGCATTGGCTCAGGGATTTGGGCAAGTTGAAAGTGCTCTTGATAAAATAGTGAATGCTATGACGGGAACCATTGCAAAATCTATTGCGACTATTGCCGTTGCTGGCACTGGTATCGCGTGGATTGCTGGTTATATCGAAATGCGCAAAGCTTTCTTTGTTTGTGTCGGTATAAGCATTATTTTCGGTGCATCACAAATTGTAGGAATGTTATCATCTTAA
- a CDS encoding type IV secretion system protein VirB3, giving the protein MKECDQLTEDTLFLACTRPAMIAGVTVEAMGLNFMGTLIIFILAGNIFFMALGVTVHFIMKEIIKHDHNKFRVLIAWLQTRKFSRNAEQWGGSSISPLRLIRNYEELK; this is encoded by the coding sequence ATGAAAGAGTGTGATCAGCTCACTGAAGATACGTTGTTTCTTGCCTGTACACGGCCTGCAATGATTGCGGGCGTTACAGTAGAAGCTATGGGTTTAAATTTTATGGGCACGCTCATAATATTTATTCTAGCAGGTAATATTTTCTTCATGGCACTTGGTGTTACTGTACATTTTATAATGAAGGAAATTATCAAACACGATCATAATAAATTTCGTGTTCTTATTGCGTGGTTGCAAACTCGCAAGTTTTCAAGAAACGCTGAGCAATGGGGGGGTAGTAGCATTTCTCCATTACGGTTAATCCGTAATTATGAGGAGCTAAAATGA
- a CDS encoding nuclease, with protein sequence MQLFHENNNFITMDINRKIFRSWFKYLILTYIIVVVTFTFSKNTKNFIELPFIQEAKFIIEKQFRDPDLKFTFDSDKPIKISGSSQLHKENTPVYSGAIQVTSGVTFKMITPVDEIWRKRIIRRVQLYGVESCEPRQFALRNGVQWPCGFFVTAWLVSKTIDKNVTCKQARVVKQIHYAQCFVDGVDIASLGLSEGMMLLPKDQHNFPSPAHYKELQFSAQKAKIGLWSGDFEHPEDWRRRNGTYNPIDPH encoded by the coding sequence GTGCAACTATTTCACGAGAATAATAATTTTATTACAATGGATATAAACAGAAAAATATTTCGATCGTGGTTTAAATATCTAATTTTAACTTACATTATTGTTGTTGTTACTTTTACTTTTAGTAAAAATACTAAAAATTTTATTGAATTACCCTTCATTCAAGAAGCAAAATTTATAATAGAAAAGCAATTCCGAGATCCCGATCTAAAATTTACTTTTGATTCAGATAAACCAATAAAAATTTCCGGTTCATCACAATTACACAAAGAGAACACACCAGTTTATTCAGGCGCTATACAGGTAACAAGCGGTGTTACTTTTAAAATGATAACACCTGTAGATGAGATCTGGCGAAAGAGAATTATACGTCGTGTTCAATTGTACGGCGTTGAGTCATGTGAACCACGTCAATTTGCGTTACGTAACGGTGTTCAGTGGCCTTGTGGTTTTTTTGTTACTGCATGGCTTGTATCGAAAACAATCGATAAAAATGTTACTTGTAAACAAGCTCGTGTCGTCAAGCAGATTCATTACGCACAATGTTTTGTTGATGGGGTTGATATTGCCAGCCTAGGTCTTTCAGAAGGAATGATGCTCTTACCAAAAGATCAACACAATTTTCCTTCACCTGCACACTACAAAGAATTGCAATTTTCTGCTCAAAAAGCCAAAATCGGATTATGGTCTGGCGATTTCGAACATCCAGAAGATTGGAGAAGAAGAAACGGTACTTATAATCCTATCGATCCACATTGA